Proteins co-encoded in one Pocillopora verrucosa isolate sample1 chromosome 1, ASM3666991v2, whole genome shotgun sequence genomic window:
- the LOC131796468 gene encoding solute carrier family 25 member 44 — translation MPEKVKIIEWHQLEKKKYFLFMNVYMLTTNAVLFPVELVKTRLQLQRTKALYKNTLDVVYKTVKNEGFLGLYKGFPVSQFGVLTGHIYASSYEISREQFSTLQNAARGFLAGGLAAALEQTFINPVDVICQRMMVEGQGERNKQRVTLRSVVIVKRVLKEHGVFGFYRGFTASLMVEGLWSATWWASYGFYLDMIGKMVPDGTSHLVIKGLSGMLAGISSAVVGNPIDVIRVRLQVEGRKSILRTLHDLLKNEGALALTKGMFASAVSEMPCSAITIIGYEMVKKLSLKENSVIE, via the exons ATGccagaaaaagtgaaaataatagAATGGCATcagttggaaaagaaaaagtattttctttttatgaacGTGTACATGTTAACTACAAATGCTGTGCTATTTCCGGTCGAGTTAGTGAAAACTCGACTCCAACTCCAGCGGACCAAAGCTCTTTACAAAAACACGCTGGATGTCGTTTACAAGACTGTGAAAAACGAGGGATTTTTAGGACTTTACAAAGGATTCCCGGTAAGTCAGTTCGGCGTTCTCACTGGACATATCTACGCTTCAAGCTACGAAATTTCCAGAGAACAATTCTCCACGCTGCAAAATGCAGCCCGCGGATTTTTAGCTGGAGGTCTCGCTGCTGCGTTAGAACAAACCTTTATAAATCCAGTAGATGTTATATGCCAGCGAATGATGGTCGAAGGGCAAGGAGAAAGAAATAAGCAGCGCGTTACCTTGAGATCTGTCGTGATTGTAAAGCGAGTATTGAAAGAGCATGGAGTTTTTGGCTTTTATCGTGGGTTTACGGCGTCTTTGATGGTCGAGGGGCTCTGGAGTGCCACTTGGTGGGCCTCTTATGGGTTCTACTTAGATATGATTGGGAAAATGGTTCCTGATGGAACGTCACATCTCGTTATCAAGGGTCTGTCCGGGATGCTAGCTGGAATTAGCTCTGCTGTGGTGGGTAATCCCATTGACGTCATTAGGGTCAGACTACAG GTGGAAGGAAGAAAGTCTATTTTGAGAACTCTGCATGATCTGCTCAAGAATGAAGGAGCTCTGGCTTTAACAAAGGGAATGTTTGCTAGTGCCGTTTCTGAGATGCCCTGTAGTGCTATTACAATAATTGGGTATGAAATGGTCAAGAAACTAAGCTTGAAGGAGAATTCTGTCATTGAATAA
- the LOC136282011 gene encoding beta-1,3-galactosyltransferase 5-like yields the protein MELARRAVTLVKSFRRLPSLAIRTLRKCLLLVPICLLLLIVLSLWMTLNEINRKVTLLASSSVLSEPETNAVNFLDQGFYSQHQILRTKLRTTATCPPKSIILLILVSSNVGNFERRQLIRKTWGADHSIESKWKTVFLMGKNNIEREMENATAEARVFGDIIQSDYQEHFWNMSYKVAMGFEWAVKYCNFYFILKADDDVFVNTLGLVNFLSKHTTPMSKLYTGNIMVGGPVLRNGRYGVTPEEYNETVYKPYCSGGGYILSRDVVEKFLWYFDVLRPLKIDDAYIGILAAKAGVKVTHNEHFRMYEDKCEYRETTLVQHPARGDCVIMLYHRMIGWKSKMKQNE from the coding sequence ATGGAACTTGCAAGGCGCGCCGTAACGTTGGTAAAAAGCTTTCGACGATTACCGTCATTAGCGATTCGTACCTTGAGAAAGTGTCTACTACTTGTTCCTATTTGTCTGTTGCTTCTGATAGTCTTGAGTTTATGGATGACACTGAACGAGATCAACCGAAAGGTGACTCTACTGGCTTCGTCTTCTGTTCTCAGCGAGCCTGAAACGAACGCTGTTAACTTCCTAGACCAAGGCTTCTATTCACAACATCAAATTCTTCGCACAAAATTACGAACTACTGCCACTTGTCCACCAAAATCGATTATTCTCCTTATTTTGGTATCGTCGAATGTCGGGAATTTTGAAAGGCGCCAGTTAATACGGAAAACTTGGGGCGCTGATCACTCAATCGAAAGCAAATGGAAAACAGTTTTTCTAATGGGAAAGAACAACATTGAGAGAGAAATGGAAAACGCTACGGCTGAGGCCAGAGTATTCGGCGACATCATACAAAGCGATTACCAAGAACACTTTTGGAACATGAGTTACAAAGTTGCGATGGGATTCGAATGGGCGGTCAAATATTgcaacttttatttcattcttaaaGCAGATGACGATGTATTTGTAAATACTCTCGGTCTGGTGAATTTTCTAAGTAAACATACAACGCCCATGAGTAAATTATACACTGGTAATATCATGGTTGGCGGTCCTGTTTTGAGAAATGGAAGATATGGTGTTACTCCCGAGGAATACAATGAAACCGTTTATAAGCCATATTGTAGCGGAGGAGGTTATATTTTGTCACGCGACGTGGTGGAAAAGTTCTTGTGGTATTTTGACGTTTTGAGGCCTCTTAAAATCGACGATGCGTACATCGGAATATTAGCAGCAAAAGCCGGAGTTAAAGTAACTCATAATGAACACTTTCGCATGTACGAGGACAAATGTGAATACAGAGAAACTACTTTGGTGCAGCATCCAGCGCGAGGAGACTGCGTGATAATGCTTTACCACAGAATGATAGGCTGGAAAAGcaagatgaaacaaaatgaatag
- the LOC131796418 gene encoding solute carrier family 25 member 44-like, whose amino-acid sequence MPEEVKQIEWQHVDKLKYYTYGSVFFVGVNTILYPADVIKTRLQLQRTNALYKGTLDAVFKTFRSEGLIGFYKGFLVSQMSVLTGHFYVTSYEVSRSQMSFFGDGTRGFVAGGVAALMEQFLANPIEVISQKLMIQGQGENNTKLKGALHISADVFKDYGVGGFYRGFVLSLMTGALWSAVWWGSYGVYIDIIGDYAPHGTSHLLIQSVAGGLSGLNAAVIGNPFDIVKTRLQVEGGKSTTKSFQELLKKEGPKSLTKGMLASILSWVPSSVIMVAAYETVKKLSLKEKSIDLFI is encoded by the exons ATGCCGGAGGAAGTCAAACAGATTGAGTGGCAGCATGTTGACAAGCTTAAATACTACACCTACGGAAGTGTTTTCTTCGTTGGAGTAAATACTATTTTATACCCAGCAGATGTGATCAAAACTCGACTGCAACTGCAGCGGACAAATGCTCTCTACAAAGGAACGCTTGATGCTGTTTTCAAAACCTTCAGATCTGAAGGACTTATTGGGTTTTACAAAGGATTCCTGGTGAGCCAAATGAGTGTTTTAACTGGGCATTTCTACGTGACAAGCTACGAAGTTTCACGTTCGCAAATGTCTTTCTTTGGCGATGGCACTCGAGGATTTGTGGCCGGTGGAGTTGCGGCGCTAATGGAGCAGTTTTTAGCAAATCCAATCGAGGTGATTTCTCAAAAGCTTATGATTCAAGGACAAGgagaaaacaacacaaaactTAAGGGAGCTCTTCACATCTCTGCAGACGTGTTTAAAGACTACGGTGTGGGTGGTTTCTACAGGGGATTTGTCCTCTCGTTAATGACCGGAGCATTGTGGAGCGCTGTCTGGTGGGGCTCATATGGTGTGTACATAGACATAATTGGGGATTACGCCCCACATGGTACATCTCATCTTCTAATCCAGAGTGTCGCTGGTGGACTTTCAGGGTTGAATGCAGCCGTCATTGGGAATCCGTTTGATATTGTAAAAACAAGACTTCAG GTTGAAGGTGGAAAATCCACGACCAAATCCTTTCAAGAACTACTCAAGAAAGAAGGACCAAAGTCATTGACCAAAGGAATGCTTGCTAGTATATTGTCTTGGGTTCCTTCAAGTGTTATCATGGTAGCTGCATATGAAACTGTTAAGAAACTCagcctaaaagaaaaatccatTGACTTGTTTATTTAA
- the LOC131796417 gene encoding myb-like protein X, whose amino-acid sequence MSDVNQESEELVSSSKLSATVPAFVPKIANIRSKPSGSVVVDSKLSPLVPEFKPSNVPFSPPYAISFYQPEHTFDDQYNNQIEYKQKNQGDYLKSKKSTDQTGKDVITKRRVEISKEETFVENAADENLTTNTKKKRRRRKQKEPNGSTQQQTKEELNSEGQTRGPQELNDVNNKSDGIKHNQANSTHESEQFPSLQHNSSVVDSSINSTEYRKLDTKSLMVSYSDKVKSVGAKNVSSSNHSGITIKSWVKDFMENNPSRKNKHLLSSDNYEGKKVSTDSLSCENKKDDQRDDQEKGPKGTWSALEDSRHEKLKNGEISNLGTRTVDQSSRMAMQNKRNCVKKLTSDNDDNWRLKRNETDVMRHSTISSKMETFRSSNIQNTDTDSRKKRTFQEKIEVDGQKCDTRHVAHKESSRVITKIETSKKQQILNGISSVLSSNETDTRQPSSNVKRNFQFSSQGTSDEKESSFIGSSNNRMAEGDFPNLSESVKIKRPFTIDRQATEVKEVISSPKQPPAPLSYSAALRAAPKPKPVLVSPSQDSEQSSKEGRGVLHLSAEAIVDTVEDGENQKKKKKKRKKKKSAETGEKAQQNASSKRTEKPIQVDLGSMLKTISIPERTQSGKKHVISTGVLPSQLSTTVEAKSPMKNAWLHKRGENKVPHNMLDSTAPVIKRGKERETPARKKPSALKKIILKEREEKKKARETGGTSDTDKDNEVCEDKENRTNNSEFENAALEEDMQSPSEETTTKTTEAIFLKQITDDTSGAQASFPTDQEIAAEIHSRRFREYCFQVPDKEVDSVATELLRELVRFQDRQFHKDPVKAKAKRRFVLGLREVSKHLKLRRVKCVIISSNVERIKSAGGLDDTLSSIIMYCKENQIPVVFALKRQLLGKVLLKKVPVSICGIFNYDGAQDQFKKLIELTQKTKQAYSEKWQETREKLEQSHRESTADAKLDSAGEGEYTHLSCDVTGEEDTMNTHHFEDTNEVEKDNDDDDDDGEDEDDDDDNEAESSHDIEEIEDGMIENDLFVQEL is encoded by the exons ATGTCTGATGTAAATCAGGAGTCAGAG GAACTTGTTTCTAGTTCCAAACTTTCAGCTACTGTGCCTGCATTTGTCCCCAAGATAGCAAACATCAGGTCAAAGCCTTCTGGCAGTGTGGTTGTTGACTCCAAGCTTTCCCCTCTTGTTCCAGAGTTCAAGCCATCCAATGTACCTTTCTCTCCTCCTTATGCCATTTCATTTTACCAACCAGAGCACACTTTTGATGATCAGTACAACAACCAGATTGAATACAAGCAA AAAAACCAGGGAGATTATCTAAAATCCAAGAAAAGCACAGACCAAACTGGTAAGGATGTTATTACAAAGAGAAGGGTAGAAATTAGTAAAGAGGAAACTTTTGTGGAAAATGCTGCAGATGAAAACCTCACaacaaatacaaagaaaaaaagacgtagaagaaaacaaaaggaacctAATGGCTCTACTCAACAACAAACCAAAGAAGAATTAAACAGTGAAGGCCAAACCCGAGGCCCACAGGAGTTAAATGATGTAAACAATAAATCTGATGGGATAAAACACAACCAAGCCAACTCAACTCATGAAAGTGAACAGTTTCCCAGTCTGCAACACAATTCTTCAGTAGTTGATTCTTCCATAAATAGCACTGAATACAGAAAATTGGATACCAAAAGCTTAATGGTGAGTTACAGTGACAAAGTCAAGAGTGTGGGAGCCAAAAATGTGAGTAGTAGTAACCATAGTGGTATAACAATTAAATCTTGGGTGAAGGATTTTATGGAAAATAACCCTAGTAGGAAAAACAAACACCTTTTGAGCTCAGATAATTATGAGGGCAAGAAGGTATCAACAGATAGCTTGagctgtgaaaataaaaaagatgatcAGAGGGATGATCAAGAGAAAGGACCAAAGGGAACATGGAGTGCACTGGAGGATAGTCgtcatgaaaaattgaaaaatggtGAAATCTCCAATTTAGGAACTAGAACAGTGGATCAATCTTCTAGAATGGCTatgcaaaataaaagaaattgtgtaaaaaaattgacttctgataatgatgacaactgGAGACTCAAGAGGAATGAGACTGATGTTATGAGACATTCtacaatttcaagcaaaatGGAAACATTTAGGAGTTCAAACATTCAGAATACTGATACTGACTCTAGGAAGAAGAgaacttttcaagaaaaaattgaagttgaTGGACAGAAATGTGACACAAGACATGTTGCACACAAAGAGAGTAGCAGAGTTATCACCAAGATTGAGACTTCAAAGAAACAGCAAATCTTGAATGGAATAAGTTCGGTTTTATCATCAAATGAGACTGATACAAGACAGCCTAGTTCAAATGTTAAGAGAAACTTTCAGTTTAGCTCTCAGGGAACATCTGATGAGAAAGAAAGTTCATTTATTGGTTCTTCAAACAATAGAATGGCAGAAGGTGACTTTCCCAATTTGTCTGAAAGTGTGAAAATTAAAAGACCTTTCACCATTGACAGACAGGCAACTGAGGTTAAGGAAGTGATCAGTTCTCCCAAACAACCACCAGCTCCTTTGTCCTACAGTGCTGCATTAAGGGCAGCACCTAAACCAAAG CCAGTTCTAGTCAGTCCCTCACAGGACAGTGAACAGTCTTCCAAAGAGGGTCGTGGAGTGCTGCATCTTTCAGCAGAAGCCATAGTGGATACTGTGGAAGATggtgaaaatcaaaagaagaagaagaaaaagagaaagaaaaagaaatctgcaGAGACAGGAGAGAAGGCGCAACAGAATGCATCATCCAAACGAACTGAAAAGCCTATTCAAGTTGATCTTGGAAGCatgctgaaaacaatttca aTTCCTGAACGAACACAAAGTGGTAAAAAGCATGTGATATCCACTGGTGTGCTACCAAGTCAGCTGTCAACAACTGTTGAGGCAAAATCTCCCATGAAGAATGCATGGTTACATAAGAGAGGAGAGAATAAG GTCCCCCATAACATGTTAGACTCCACAGCTCCAGTTATCAAACGTGGTAAAGAGAGAGAGACTCCAGCAAGAAAGAAGCCAAGTGCTCTGAAAAAG ATTATTCTgaaggaaagagaagagaagaagaaagcaaGAGAGACTGGGGGAACTTCAGATACTGACAAAGACAATGAAGTTtgtgaagataaagaaaacag gacaAATAACTCTGAATTTGAGAATGCTGCTTTAGAGGAAGACATGCAAAGTCCATCAGAAG aaacaacaacaaaaacaacagaagccatctttttaaaacaaattactG ATGACACTTCTGGGGCACAAGCATCTTTTCCTACAGATCAAGAAATAGCTGCTGAAATTCACAGCCGTCGTTTTAGAGA gtATTGCTTTCAAGTTCCAGATAAGGAGGTGGACTCTGTGGCAACTGAACTGTTAAGAGAACTTGTGCGTTTTCAAGACAGGCAGTTTCACAAGGATCCAGTGAAG GCCAAAGCAAAGAGAAGATTTGTGCTAGGCCTTAGAGAGGTCAGCAAACACCTCAAGTTGAGGAGGGTGAAATGTGTGATTATATCCTCAAATGTGGAACGTATCAAATCTGCCG GAGGTCTAGATGACACCCTTAGCAGTATAATAATGTACTGCAAAGAAAATCAGATTCCAGTGGTTTTTGCTTTAAAGCGTCAGTTGCTAGGCAAAGTACTGCTGAAGAAGGTTCCTGTCAGCATTTGTGGGATATTTAACTATGATGGAGCACAG GATCAATTCAAAAAACTCATCGAGCTGACACAGAAGACAAAGCAAGCCTATTCTGAGAAGTGGCAAGAAACTAGGGAAAAACTAGAGCAGTCCCATAGGGAATCAACAG CTGATGCTAAGTTGGATAGTGCTGGGGAAGGAGAGTACACCCATCTTTCATGTGATGTCACTGGAGAAGAGGATACCATGAACACACACCATTTTGAAGATACTAATGAAGTTGAAAaggataatgatgatgatgatgatgatggagaagatgaagacgatgatgacgataatgagGCAGAGAGTAGTCATGACATTGAAGAGATTGAAGATGGCATGatagaaaatgatttatttgttcAGGAATTGTAG
- the LOC131796466 gene encoding uncharacterized protein, giving the protein MTLNNINDKVILMASSSVYSEPETTASKREETINSLDQEVYSQNQNLRTKLLTNATCPLDPLLFLILVSSNVGNFDRRQLIRKTWGTDHSIETKWKTVFLLGKNNNERVMENATVESGVYGDIVQGDYQEHFWNMSYKVAMGFEWAVKYCTFYYVLKADDDVFVNTLGLVDFLIKQTTPMSKLYTGHIMVGSPVLRNGRYGVTLEEYNETLYKPYCSGGGYILSRDVVETFSSYYDVLKPLKIDDAYIGILAEKAGIKVIHNKEFRMYADKCEYREATLVQHPARGDCALMLYHRMISWKSKMYRNAWNKKQRKVWILLDNFQSLRAFANHGTLLVAAMRLVIRYVRKSIPLFLTCIAFLFTVRIWRVWNDINLNVNLQVTLSPDELSKTHSIESSIQLDALATHAVTTFNDQLHTHRTRLLSTAICPNSLFLLILVSTNVGNFDRRHLIRKTWGAEYSIKTKWKTVFLLGKNDKHDEMGKVRKESEIYGDMVQADYHEHFWNMSYKVAMGFEWSLKYCTFDYLLKSDDDVFVNTFGLMDFLSKYTTPKKKFYTGNLMAGSVVLRNGRYGVAPEEYNETIYKPYCSGGGYILSRDVVEKFLSYFDVLKPLKIDDAYIGILANRAGVKVTHNKEFRMYENRCEYKETTLVQHPARGDCALKLYNKMIEGILNN; this is encoded by the exons ATGACACTGAACAATATCAACGATAAGGTGATTCTTATGGCTTCGTCTTCAGTGTACAGCGAGCCTGAAACAACTGCCTCAAAAAGGGAAGAGACAATTAACTCATTAGACCAAGAGGTCTattctcaaaatcaaaatcttcgCACAAAATTGCTTACCAACGCGACCTGTCCACTGGACCCTctactttttcttattttggtGTCGTCGAATGTCGGGAATTTTGATAGGCGTCAGCTGATACGGAAAACTTGGGGTACCGATCACTCGATCGAAACCAAAtggaaaacagtttttcttttaggGAAGAACAACAATGAAAGAGTAATGGAAAACGCTACCGTAGAATCCGGAGTATACGGCGATATCGTGCAAGGAGATTATCAAGAACACTTTTGGAACATGAGTTACAAAGTTGCGATGGGATTCGAATGGGCGGTCAAATATTGCACCTTTTATTACGTTCTTAAAGCAGATGACGATGTATTTGTGAATACTCTCGGTCTGGTGGATTTTCtaatcaaacaaacaacgcCAATGAGTAAATTATACACCGGTCATATCATGGTCGGCAGTCCTGTTTTGAGAAATGGAAGATATGGAGTTACCCTCGAAGAATATAACGAAACCCTTTATAAGCCATACTGTAGCGGAGGAGGTTATATCTTATCCCGCGACGTGGTGGAAACGTTTTCATCGTATTATGACGTGTTAAAGCCTCTTAAAATTGACGATGCATACATTGGTATACTGGCAGAAAAAGCTGGAATTAAAGTGATTCATAATAAAGAGTTTCGTATGTACGCAGACAAATGTGAATACAGGGAAGCTACTTTAGTGCAGCATCCAGCGCGAGGAGACTGCGCGTTAATGCTTTACCACAGAATGATAAGCTGGAAAAGCAAGATGTACCGAAATG CATGGAATAAAAAGCAGAGAAAAGTGTGGATTCTCCTGGACAATTTTCAGTCTTTAAGAG CTTTTGCTAACCACGGAACATTGCTGGTAGCGGCTATGCGACTCGTTATTCGCTACGTGAGGAAATCAATTCCACTGTTTCTGACCTGCATTGCTTTTCTGTTCACAGTACGAATTTGGCGAGTATGGAACGACATCAATTTGAACGTCAATTTACAAGTAACTCTTTCTCCGGATGAGCTGTCGAAAACGCACTCAATAGAATCAAGCATTCAATTGGATGCGTTGGCAACTCATGCTGTAACCACATTCAATGATCAACTCCATACTCATCGCACTAGACTATTGAGCACGGCAATTTGCCCCAACTCGCTGTTTCTTCTTATTTTGGTGTCCACGAACGTTGGGAATTTTGACAGGCGCCATCTAATTCGCAAGACATGGGGCGCCGAATACTCGATCAAAACCAAGTGGAAAACCGTTTTCCTTCTGGGGAAGAACGACAAACACGATGAAATGGGCAAAGTGAGGAAGGAGTCCGAAATATACGGCGATATGGTTCAAGCAGATTATCATGAACATTTCTGGAACATGAGTTATAAAGTTGCCATGGGTTTTGAATGGTCTCTTAAATATTGCACTTTTGACTATCTTCTTAAGTCCGACGATGACGTGTTTGTGAACACTTTCGGTTTGATGGATTTTCTAAGCAAATATACGACACCGAAGAAAAAGTTTTATACCGGGAATCTTATGGCTGGAAGTGTTGTTTTACGAAATGGCAGATATGGTGTCGCACCCGAGGAATACAATGAAACCATTTATAAGCCCTATTGTAGTGGTGGAGGTTATATTTTGTCACGCGACGTGGTGGAAAAGTTTCTTTCGTATTTTGACGTTTTAAAACCGCTCAAGATCGATGATGCTTACATTGGTATTTTGGCAAATAGAGCTGGCGTAAAAGTGACTCATAATAAGGAATTTCGTATGTATGAGAACCGTTGTGAATACAAGGAAACCACTTTAGTGCAGCATCCGGCGAGAGGAGATTGCGCGTTGAAgctttacaataaaatgatCGAAGGTATATTGAATAATTAA